Part of the Rhodococcus sp. OK302 genome is shown below.
ATATCTCCGATGGGTCGGGGGCGTGTTGCAAGGAGATTTGGGAACGTCGTTCCTCTCCCACCAGTCGGTTACGGATCTGATATTGCGGAGGATGGCGACAACGCTGTCACTGGTGATCTTCACGATGGTGCTTGCGGTGACGGTCGGCGTGATCCTCGGCGTTGTCGCATCGCTGCGCCCTGGCGGAATCGTCGACCGCATGGTCAACGTCGTGGCATCCATCGCGATTGCCATTCCGGCGTTCTGGTTCGGCCTGGTATTGGTATCCGTCTTTGCCGTAACGAATCAGATCTTTCCGGCCTTCGGGTACGCCCCGCTGTCCGCCGGTTTTGTTCCTTGGATTCAGCACCTGATCTTGCCCGGTACTGCGCTGGCCTTGCTGCCCGCCGCGGAAGTGACACTTCAATTACGCTCGTCGCTGGGACAAGTCCTGAAGAGTGACTACATTCTCAACGCGGAGGCGAAGGGCCTCAGTCGCGCCAGCGTCGTCTTCAAACACGGACTTAAGAACGCGTGTATCCCGGTGGTCACGGTGCTGGGCTTCCGGGTCTCCGAAGTACTGGGCGGAGCAGTGACCATCGAAATCATCTACGGCATGCCAGGTCTCGGAAGTCTGGCGGTGGACAGCGTCCAGAACCGTGATATTCCGGTACTGCTCGGATTCGTACTCTTCACGACCGTGGTCGTGGTGGTGGTGAATCTGCTTGTCGATATTTCCTATGGCTACTTCAACCCTAAGGTTCGCGCATGACTGACCCTGAGGCACTTACGGAGAGCGCTACGACGAAGCGTTCCAGTCGCAATCGCGGGCTGAAAGTTCTGCTGCAGAAGCCGGTTACATTGGTGGCAGGTGTCTTTCTTCTGCTGCTGGTGCTCATGGCTGTTTTTGCCCCGATCCTGGCTCCGCACGACCCGTACTTGCAGGAAGTTGTCAACCGCCTGCAGCCACCGAGCGCAGATCATCTCTTGGGAACCGACGACTACGGGCGAGATGTGCTGAGCAGATTGATCTACGGCGCTCGAATCTCCCTGACAGCATCCCTCCAAGCTGTGAGCGTGGCACTGATTCTGGGGCTTCCCCTGGGCGTTATGGCGGGCTATCGAGGTGGCTGGGTTGATTCCCTGATCACCCGAGTGATGGACGCGTTGATGAGTGCCCCGGCGCTCGTGCTCGCAATTACGATCGTTGCGGTCCTCGGATCCGGAATCACCAATGCGATGCTCGCCATCGGTTTGGTGATGGCGCCCAGATTCTTCCGTGTCGCAAGGGCTTCCACCATGGACGTGCGTCAGGAGACCTACATCGAGGCCGCAATTGCACTGGGATGTTTGCCGATCAGGACAATTGTTCGCCACATCCTCCCGAATGTCTTGCCGCCTGTCGTGCTGGTCATCTCGGTGTCACTCGGCGCAGCCGTCGCGGCTGAAGCTAGCTTGAGTTTCCTCGGTCTCGGTGCAAAGGCCCCGGCCGCGAGTTGGGGTTCGATGCTCAGCACCGCGGCGTCGAATATGCAGATTGCGCCGTACCTCGTTTGGCCGCCCGGCGTGATGATCTTTCTGACCGTCCTGTCCTTCACCTACCTGGGCGACGGTGTTCGTCGGTCCCTTCTACGGAGTCGCAATGGTGACAATTAGTGATGACACCCGCACATCAGCGGGGCTCGGCGCGAAAGGTGAACCGCTTCTACGGGTTCGAGATCTGACGATCGAGTTTCCGAGTGCCGGCGGATGGCAAACGACGGTCGACGGCGTCTCGTTCGATGTCGGCGCCGGAGAATCCGTGGCGCTGGTGGGTGAATCCGGTTCCGGGAAGACTGTTTCGTC
Proteins encoded:
- a CDS encoding ABC transporter permease encodes the protein MLRYAGRRLLAAVPLLLIVPLMIFLLIDLSPGDPAVILAGENPTPERLAEIRSSLHLDDNIFLRYLRWVGGVLQGDLGTSFLSHQSVTDLILRRMATTLSLVIFTMVLAVTVGVILGVVASLRPGGIVDRMVNVVASIAIAIPAFWFGLVLVSVFAVTNQIFPAFGYAPLSAGFVPWIQHLILPGTALALLPAAEVTLQLRSSLGQVLKSDYILNAEAKGLSRASVVFKHGLKNACIPVVTVLGFRVSEVLGGAVTIEIIYGMPGLGSLAVDSVQNRDIPVLLGFVLFTTVVVVVVNLLVDISYGYFNPKVRA
- a CDS encoding ABC transporter permease, encoding MTDPEALTESATTKRSSRNRGLKVLLQKPVTLVAGVFLLLLVLMAVFAPILAPHDPYLQEVVNRLQPPSADHLLGTDDYGRDVLSRLIYGARISLTASLQAVSVALILGLPLGVMAGYRGGWVDSLITRVMDALMSAPALVLAITIVAVLGSGITNAMLAIGLVMAPRFFRVARASTMDVRQETYIEAAIALGCLPIRTIVRHILPNVLPPVVLVISVSLGAAVAAEASLSFLGLGAKAPAASWGSMLSTAASNMQIAPYLVWPPGVMIFLTVLSFTYLGDGVRRSLLRSRNGDN